A genomic window from Blastococcus saxobsidens DD2 includes:
- a CDS encoding type II secretion system F family protein, giving the protein MFTLYGAAFLVVAAVLLLGWAVLARPDAAVAATQANLLRGLPQAAGPVVAAPRRSSATSLVGLLTPGGTTARLQRLVARAGYPAEWPVQKLLAAKLVLLAITVALGFLFLTGSPGVIGWLLVAFFAVLAYFVPELLLHSRGQERQQKIAVELADTLDQMTIAVEAGLGFESAMSQAARNGKGPLAEELVRTLQDIGVGQPRRDAYLALAERTQVEDLGRFVRAVLQADAYGVSIADVLRTQAGEMRLKRRQRAEEKAMKIPVKVIFPLILFILPALFIVVMGPAVIDIMGAFSR; this is encoded by the coding sequence GTGTTCACTCTCTACGGTGCGGCCTTCCTCGTGGTCGCCGCTGTCCTGCTGCTGGGCTGGGCCGTGCTCGCCCGGCCTGATGCGGCCGTGGCCGCAACCCAGGCCAACCTCCTGCGCGGCCTGCCGCAGGCCGCCGGGCCGGTCGTCGCCGCCCCCCGCCGGAGTTCGGCGACCTCCCTCGTCGGGCTGCTCACGCCGGGAGGCACGACTGCCCGCCTGCAGCGACTGGTGGCCCGGGCCGGGTACCCGGCCGAGTGGCCGGTGCAGAAGCTGCTGGCCGCCAAGCTCGTCCTGCTGGCGATCACGGTGGCCCTCGGCTTCCTGTTCCTCACCGGCTCACCCGGCGTCATCGGATGGCTGCTCGTCGCGTTCTTCGCCGTCCTCGCCTACTTCGTGCCCGAGTTGCTCCTGCACAGCCGGGGCCAGGAGCGGCAGCAGAAGATCGCCGTCGAGCTGGCCGACACCCTCGACCAGATGACGATCGCGGTGGAGGCCGGGCTCGGCTTCGAGTCGGCGATGTCCCAGGCGGCCCGGAACGGCAAGGGCCCGCTCGCCGAGGAGCTCGTGCGGACGCTGCAGGACATCGGGGTCGGTCAGCCCCGCCGCGACGCCTACCTGGCGCTGGCCGAGCGCACGCAGGTCGAGGATCTCGGCCGGTTCGTCCGCGCGGTCCTGCAGGCCGACGCCTACGGGGTCTCCATCGCCGACGTGCTGCGCACCCAGGCGGGCGAGATGCGGCTCAAGCGCCGCCAGCGGGCCGAGGAGAAGGCGATGAAGATCCCGGTCAAGGTGATCTTCCCCCTGATCCTGTTCATCCTGCCGGCGCTGTTCATCGTCGTCATGGGACCCGCGGTCATCGACATCATGGGGGCGTTCTCCCGATGA
- a CDS encoding OmpA family protein, with protein sequence MRRLLAAAGALVVSTAVAGCADVPPGEPTGALAVVVGARSNMPPVDLDGVAGQVLGNAVDTQARVSFVVADGAPFVLATTQLETVGEDSAAWQASEAENLQQLRNSIASAAARSPEADLLAALGMAAGEIASAPGKRVVLVADSGLSTAGPLDFRRPGLLDADPGDVVASLQAAGSLPDLRGVHLVFQGLGDTAAPQPALSGVTRDQLVELWTAIGLAAGALDVNVERSPLEGEPAPGFPPVSVVSPGGGLTCTANTVVLGGGDVSFQADTAAFQDAAAAAAKLQPIADRMQAAGVTATLTGTTADVGDEEGQRQLSEQRAQAVADLLGGLGVPAERMTVVGLGSDFPGYVQDRDGSGTLDPAAAAQNRKVTIELVGAGPAVCA encoded by the coding sequence GTGCGGCGGCTGCTGGCCGCGGCCGGTGCCCTCGTCGTCAGCACGGCGGTGGCCGGCTGCGCGGACGTCCCACCGGGCGAGCCCACCGGCGCGCTGGCGGTGGTCGTCGGCGCGCGCAGCAACATGCCTCCCGTGGACCTCGACGGCGTCGCCGGCCAGGTCCTGGGAAATGCCGTGGACACGCAGGCCCGGGTGTCCTTCGTGGTGGCCGACGGCGCTCCGTTCGTGCTCGCCACCACGCAGCTGGAGACCGTGGGGGAGGACAGCGCGGCCTGGCAGGCGAGCGAGGCAGAGAACCTGCAGCAGCTCAGGAACTCCATCGCCTCGGCGGCGGCCAGGAGCCCCGAGGCCGACCTGCTCGCCGCGCTGGGGATGGCCGCCGGGGAAATCGCGTCCGCACCGGGCAAGCGGGTCGTCCTGGTGGCCGACTCGGGCCTGTCCACGGCCGGGCCGCTGGACTTCCGGCGGCCGGGTCTGCTCGACGCCGACCCGGGTGACGTCGTCGCCAGCCTGCAGGCCGCCGGCTCTCTCCCGGACCTCCGCGGGGTGCACCTGGTCTTCCAGGGCCTCGGGGACACCGCCGCTCCGCAGCCCGCCCTGTCCGGGGTCACCCGCGACCAGCTCGTCGAGCTGTGGACCGCGATCGGCCTCGCCGCCGGTGCGCTCGACGTGAACGTCGAGCGGTCACCCCTGGAGGGAGAGCCCGCACCGGGCTTTCCCCCGGTGAGCGTGGTCAGCCCGGGCGGCGGGCTCACCTGCACGGCGAACACCGTGGTCCTGGGCGGCGGCGACGTCTCGTTCCAGGCCGACACCGCGGCGTTCCAGGACGCCGCCGCCGCGGCGGCGAAGCTGCAGCCGATCGCCGACCGGATGCAAGCCGCCGGCGTCACTGCAACGCTGACCGGGACGACCGCCGACGTCGGGGACGAGGAAGGGCAGCGGCAGCTCAGCGAGCAGCGTGCCCAGGCCGTCGCCGATCTCCTGGGCGGACTGGGGGTGCCGGCCGAGCGCATGACCGTCGTGGGGCTTGGCAGCGACTTCCCCGGCTACGTCCAGGACCGGGACGGGAGCGGCACGCTGGACCCAGCGGCGGCTGCGCAGAACCGGAAGGTCACCATCGAGCTCGTCGGGGCCGGCCCGGCAGTCTGCGCGTAG
- a CDS encoding Vms1/Ankzf1 family peptidyl-tRNA hydrolase, giving the protein MDVSFLEPVFAAAGPYATVCADVTHTTENADAELDLRVRALTEQLTEQGAPEAVVEAVRARLTEGNEGGEAGTLKGRALVVAADGSVVLDQVLADTPARETARWAPQPELLPVLRQLAGRVPHVVVVADRVGADITVAGLADQPDEERQVEGDTFHMRKLGVGGWSQRRYMETAENQWIDNADKVAEEIDSLVRRLQPRFVLLAGDVRARQILSDRASGVWSDLVVTMDEGGRAAGADREPVERRTAELLAEHEARDIATAVEQVQGAGAHGLAVTGPPAVVEALRKGQVETLVLSDEQDDATLLVGNGPLELGVKQQDMDALGVHGEVVPAGAALVAAAVASAAGVLVVPKAALPGDEPVAAILRYTDASTPSAQ; this is encoded by the coding sequence ATGGACGTGTCCTTCCTGGAGCCGGTGTTCGCCGCCGCTGGGCCCTACGCCACCGTGTGTGCCGACGTCACCCACACCACCGAGAACGCCGACGCGGAGCTGGACCTGCGGGTACGTGCGCTGACCGAGCAATTGACCGAGCAGGGCGCCCCCGAGGCGGTGGTCGAGGCCGTGCGCGCCCGGCTCACCGAGGGCAACGAGGGCGGCGAGGCGGGCACGCTGAAAGGCCGGGCGCTCGTCGTGGCCGCCGACGGATCGGTCGTGCTGGACCAGGTGCTGGCCGACACCCCGGCCCGCGAGACGGCCCGGTGGGCGCCCCAGCCCGAGCTCCTGCCCGTGCTCCGCCAGCTCGCCGGCCGGGTGCCGCACGTCGTGGTCGTCGCCGACCGCGTGGGCGCCGACATCACCGTCGCCGGGCTCGCCGACCAGCCCGACGAGGAGCGGCAGGTGGAGGGCGACACCTTCCACATGCGCAAGCTCGGGGTCGGCGGTTGGTCCCAGCGGCGGTACATGGAGACGGCCGAGAACCAGTGGATCGACAACGCCGACAAGGTGGCCGAGGAGATCGACTCCCTCGTCCGCCGGCTCCAGCCGCGCTTCGTGCTCCTGGCCGGCGACGTCCGCGCCCGGCAGATCCTCAGCGACCGCGCCAGCGGCGTGTGGTCCGACCTCGTCGTCACCATGGACGAGGGTGGCCGCGCCGCCGGCGCCGACCGGGAGCCGGTCGAGCGGCGGACGGCGGAGTTGCTCGCCGAGCACGAGGCCCGCGACATCGCCACGGCCGTCGAACAGGTGCAGGGCGCCGGCGCCCACGGGCTCGCGGTCACCGGCCCCCCGGCCGTCGTGGAGGCGCTGCGCAAGGGACAGGTCGAGACGCTGGTCCTGAGCGACGAGCAGGACGACGCGACGCTCCTGGTCGGCAACGGCCCGCTGGAGCTCGGTGTGAAGCAGCAGGACATGGACGCCCTCGGCGTCCACGGCGAGGTGGTCCCGGCCGGCGCCGCGCTCGTCGCCGCAGCGGTCGCCAGTGCGGCCGGCGTGCTCGTCGTCCCGAAGGCTGCGCTGCCCGGTGACGAGCCGGTGGCCGCGATCCTCCGCTACACCGACGCCTCCACCCCGTCGGCCCAGTGA
- a CDS encoding DUF2795 domain-containing protein — protein MTDPHQPATSPGTGQGDIERRAAIAEALGKEVWPADRDQLIAKAQEGPADDRVLSDLQRLPAGRQFENVQEVAEALGLGTGQQRF, from the coding sequence GTGACCGACCCGCACCAGCCCGCCACCAGCCCCGGAACCGGCCAGGGCGACATCGAGCGCCGCGCAGCGATCGCCGAGGCCCTGGGCAAGGAGGTGTGGCCGGCCGACCGCGATCAGCTCATCGCCAAGGCGCAGGAGGGGCCCGCTGACGACCGCGTCCTCTCCGACCTGCAGCGGCTGCCCGCAGGCCGGCAGTTCGAGAACGTCCAGGAGGTCGCCGAGGCGCTCGGCTTGGGCACCGGGCAGCAGCGGTTCTGA
- a CDS encoding acyl-CoA thioesterase, with product MRHEHPVRLRWSDPDMLGHVNHARALSLLEDARLALGDDHAGGGLILARLEVDYLRQLYYRVGEELCVHSWVTRLGSKSFTMWQELAQDGEVAIRADVVLVVFDFAANASRPLTDDERAHWGRYLAG from the coding sequence GTGCGGCACGAGCACCCGGTCCGGCTGCGCTGGTCGGACCCGGACATGCTGGGTCACGTCAACCACGCGCGGGCGCTGAGTCTTCTCGAAGACGCGCGGTTGGCGCTGGGCGACGACCACGCCGGCGGCGGGCTGATCCTGGCCCGCCTCGAGGTCGACTACCTGCGCCAGCTCTACTACCGGGTCGGGGAGGAGCTCTGCGTGCACAGCTGGGTGACCCGGCTGGGCAGCAAGTCGTTCACGATGTGGCAGGAGCTGGCCCAGGACGGCGAGGTGGCGATCCGCGCCGACGTCGTCCTGGTGGTGTTCGACTTCGCGGCGAACGCCAGCCGGCCGCTGACCGACGACGAGCGGGCGCACTGGGGCCGGTACCTGGCGGGATGA
- a CDS encoding ChaB family protein, which translates to MPKTTKKGTAKQSELPSTLRRSEKKAQRTFTKAYDSAVDEYDDEERANRTAWAAVKHSFEKVGDHWEKKPGGKKGPSDEQAEGGRGTGKQTKGGVNAKASKSHLYDVAKKLDISGRSKMKKKDLVDAIEKANDKETAAARKK; encoded by the coding sequence ATGCCGAAGACCACGAAGAAGGGCACGGCGAAGCAGTCGGAGCTGCCCAGCACCCTGCGCCGGTCGGAGAAGAAGGCCCAGCGGACGTTCACGAAGGCCTACGACTCCGCGGTCGACGAGTACGACGACGAGGAGCGCGCCAACCGGACGGCCTGGGCGGCGGTGAAGCACTCGTTCGAGAAGGTGGGCGACCACTGGGAGAAGAAGCCCGGCGGGAAGAAGGGGCCTTCCGACGAGCAGGCCGAGGGTGGCCGCGGCACCGGAAAGCAGACCAAGGGCGGCGTGAACGCCAAGGCGTCGAAGTCCCACCTCTACGACGTGGCCAAGAAGCTCGACATCTCCGGCCGGTCGAAGATGAAGAAGAAGGACCTGGTCGACGCCATCGAGAAGGCGAACGACAAGGAGACCGCCGCCGCGCGGAAGAAGTAG
- a CDS encoding M24 family metallopeptidase — protein sequence MSLVAPDPTRTVPLPLREQADVRDRWLTERLLDVLPGLMDRAGIDLWVVIGREYHEDPVLATLLPATWLSARRRTILLLHRSDDGVTPAAVSRYPVGQFLPAWTATRATGRSTERAQWAEVRRFVEQADPRRIGVDVSERFALADGLSHTDHRLLTEALGPYAERLVPAEELAVGWLETRLAEEIAVLHGLNRLVHEVIAEAFSPDVVTVGTTTAFDVAWWIRQRFHDLGVEPWFQPTVVLQRAGVPLTEEQGTLLPAVPYDAVVRPGDLLQCDVGLTSLGLRTDTQRNAYVLRPGETAAPDGLRAALRTANRLQELTTAALVPGRTGNEVLTAARTAAAAEGIDGDVYSHPIGYHGHGAGPAIGQWDEQGGIPGAGDYPVHPDTAYALELAVRRPVPEWGGQCVRLGLEEGIALTDDGVAYLDGRQTEFLLIG from the coding sequence ATGTCGCTCGTCGCGCCTGATCCGACGCGAACGGTCCCGCTGCCGCTGCGGGAGCAGGCCGACGTGCGCGACCGGTGGCTGACCGAACGGCTCCTCGACGTGCTTCCCGGGCTGATGGACCGGGCCGGCATCGACCTGTGGGTGGTGATCGGCCGGGAGTACCACGAGGACCCGGTCCTGGCCACGCTCCTGCCGGCCACCTGGCTCTCGGCCCGGCGGCGGACCATCCTGCTGCTGCACCGCAGCGACGACGGCGTCACCCCGGCGGCGGTCTCCCGGTATCCGGTGGGGCAGTTCCTGCCCGCGTGGACGGCCACGCGCGCCACCGGGCGCTCCACCGAACGCGCCCAGTGGGCGGAGGTGCGGCGGTTCGTGGAGCAGGCCGATCCGCGCCGCATCGGCGTCGACGTCTCCGAGCGGTTCGCCCTGGCCGACGGGCTGTCGCACACCGACCACCGCCTGCTCACCGAGGCGCTCGGGCCCTACGCCGAGCGGTTGGTGCCGGCCGAGGAACTGGCCGTCGGGTGGCTGGAGACCCGGCTGGCCGAGGAGATCGCGGTGCTGCACGGGCTCAACCGGCTGGTGCACGAGGTCATCGCCGAGGCGTTCTCCCCGGACGTCGTCACGGTCGGGACGACGACGGCGTTCGACGTGGCCTGGTGGATCCGGCAGCGCTTCCACGATCTGGGCGTGGAACCGTGGTTCCAGCCCACGGTCGTGCTGCAGCGGGCAGGGGTGCCCCTGACCGAGGAGCAGGGCACGCTGCTGCCCGCGGTCCCCTACGACGCCGTCGTCCGGCCCGGTGACCTGCTGCAGTGCGACGTGGGGCTGACCAGCCTGGGCCTGCGGACCGACACCCAGCGCAACGCGTACGTGCTCCGCCCGGGTGAGACCGCCGCCCCCGACGGATTGCGCGCCGCGCTGCGGACCGCCAACCGGCTGCAGGAACTCACCACCGCCGCTCTCGTGCCCGGCCGCACGGGCAACGAGGTGCTGACCGCGGCCCGGACGGCCGCGGCCGCCGAGGGGATCGACGGCGACGTCTACTCGCACCCGATCGGGTACCACGGCCACGGCGCCGGACCGGCGATCGGGCAGTGGGACGAGCAGGGCGGCATCCCCGGCGCCGGCGACTACCCCGTGCACCCCGACACGGCGTACGCCCTGGAGCTCGCGGTGCGCCGGCCGGTGCCCGAATGGGGCGGCCAGTGCGTGCGGCTGGGCCTCGAGGAGGGCATCGCGCTCACCGACGACGGCGTGGCGTACCTCGACGGCCGGCAGACCGAGTTCCTGCTCATCGGCTGA
- a CDS encoding sensor domain-containing diguanylate cyclase, producing MIDPDRRAPDLGIGAPEPAVADRVEREVAALTLAVLLVVGALMGSINLFVDGVLRAGAGRWAYGGTMLLLLSIAVSLAVRGRVGGGHTFALVLIGDLIYLVVVLCIEDPLRYATPLMLLFPALVAAWFLGLRQLCVHMVATAVVCLAALWPSYDSAVGLGVQVGVNAGTLNAAAVGVFLLRRRVQRLLVATETLSRLDPLTGLFNRRYLVEQAPRLWGQARRDATQVSAMVLDLDHFKRLNDEFGHAVGDSVLGAVARSLSATVRPADVLARTGGEELVVLGAVTDLTEAIHLAERLRAAVAESHGAEEHAVTASVGLAVARPVDGEDPVAALWRLVDRADVAMYEAKRTGRDRVCTSARSPEPEQTTVC from the coding sequence GTGATCGACCCGGACCGACGCGCCCCTGACCTCGGCATCGGCGCTCCGGAACCGGCCGTGGCCGACCGGGTGGAGCGCGAGGTCGCCGCCCTCACGCTGGCCGTGCTGCTCGTCGTCGGTGCCCTCATGGGCTCGATCAACCTCTTCGTGGACGGCGTGCTCCGTGCGGGCGCCGGCCGGTGGGCCTACGGCGGGACCATGCTGTTGCTGCTGTCCATCGCCGTCTCCCTGGCGGTGCGCGGCCGGGTGGGGGGCGGGCACACCTTCGCGCTCGTGCTCATCGGCGACCTGATCTACCTCGTCGTCGTGCTCTGCATCGAGGATCCGCTGCGGTACGCCACCCCGCTGATGCTGCTGTTCCCGGCACTCGTGGCGGCCTGGTTCCTCGGTCTGCGGCAGCTCTGCGTGCACATGGTGGCGACGGCGGTGGTCTGCCTCGCGGCGCTGTGGCCGAGCTACGACAGCGCCGTCGGGCTCGGCGTCCAGGTCGGGGTGAACGCCGGCACGCTGAACGCCGCAGCGGTGGGGGTCTTCCTGCTGCGCCGGCGGGTGCAGCGGCTGCTGGTGGCCACCGAGACGCTCAGCCGCCTCGACCCGCTGACCGGGCTGTTCAATCGCCGGTACCTCGTCGAGCAGGCGCCGCGGCTGTGGGGCCAGGCGCGCCGGGACGCCACCCAGGTGAGCGCCATGGTGCTGGACCTCGACCACTTCAAGCGGCTCAACGACGAGTTCGGGCACGCCGTGGGCGACTCGGTGCTGGGCGCCGTCGCACGGTCGCTGTCGGCCACCGTGCGCCCGGCCGACGTCCTGGCCCGTACCGGCGGCGAGGAGCTGGTCGTGCTCGGCGCGGTCACCGACCTGACGGAGGCGATCCACCTCGCCGAGCGACTCCGGGCGGCCGTGGCCGAGAGCCACGGCGCGGAGGAGCACGCGGTGACCGCCTCGGTCGGCCTCGCCGTGGCCCGCCCGGTCGACGGCGAGGACCCCGTCGCGGCGCTGTGGCGGCTCGTCGACCGGGCCGACGTCGCCATGTACGAGGCGAAGCGGACGGGACGGGACCGGGTGTGCACGTCCGCTCGGTCCCCGGAGCCGGAGCAGACGACCGTCTGCTGA
- the npdG gene encoding NADPH-dependent F420 reductase codes for MTDGRAVEELVVGVLGGTGPQGRGLAVRLAAQGQRMLLGSRDADRAAEVAAEVAERAATVAGNAAVSVTGGSNVDVAGAADLVIVAVPFAGHAATLAELATPLAGKIVVDCVVPMGFDELGAYVLDVEEGSVAQQAAALLPDSHVVGAFHHLSATLLEDLSQPTIDGDVMVIGDDRASMDTVQALAGRIPGMRGIYAGRLRNARQVEALTVNLVSVNRRYKVHAGIRVTDV; via the coding sequence GTGACGGACGGTCGCGCGGTCGAGGAACTGGTCGTCGGGGTGCTGGGCGGCACCGGGCCGCAGGGCCGCGGGCTGGCCGTGCGGCTGGCCGCCCAGGGGCAGCGGATGCTGCTCGGGTCGCGGGACGCCGACCGCGCGGCGGAGGTGGCGGCCGAGGTCGCCGAGCGCGCGGCGACGGTCGCGGGGAACGCCGCCGTGTCGGTCACGGGCGGCTCCAACGTCGATGTCGCCGGCGCCGCCGACCTGGTCATCGTCGCCGTTCCCTTCGCCGGGCACGCCGCGACACTGGCCGAGCTGGCGACCCCCCTGGCCGGCAAGATCGTCGTCGACTGCGTCGTCCCCATGGGCTTCGACGAGCTGGGCGCCTACGTGCTCGACGTCGAGGAGGGCAGCGTCGCCCAGCAGGCGGCCGCGCTGCTGCCCGACTCGCACGTGGTGGGGGCCTTCCACCACCTGTCGGCCACGCTCCTCGAGGACCTCTCGCAGCCGACCATCGACGGCGACGTGATGGTGATCGGGGACGACCGCGCCTCGATGGACACCGTGCAGGCGCTGGCCGGGCGGATCCCCGGCATGCGCGGCATCTACGCCGGCCGGCTGCGCAACGCCCGCCAGGTCGAGGCGCTCACCGTGAACCTGGTGTCGGTGAACCGCCGCTACAAGGTGCACGCCGGCATCCGCGTCACCGACGTGTAG